tcgaccgacggGTGATGGTGGTTGATGAGATGGATTGGTGAAGCAGAGCTTTGGGGTTGTGGGgctatggttgttgatgatcgatgatggacaaggaagggattggggtcctatttatagggctagGAGGAGCGGATGAGCTCGGACACTgtcatcgccatggatgagctcaATCTTTGGATATGGCTGGGGCGGCAGAGGCTGTGAGAGGGCGGCCAAGATGaatttgagtggcgggaggccacgttTGAATACTTACTAGCGAAGGATTGGCTTGACCGTGTGTGAATTCGGCTGGCGacgtagttgaatttttttattttaagtcattttttgtcccaaaatgtaattttaaaattaaaatttcaaaatctataaacatgcaacaatattttgggaccctaaacagttttaattcaaaaaattttcatcTACAAAGTTTTAGGTCGCGTCGAGagctacaattttaatataaagtttgtcttcattagagttcacatgaaaaaagttatgaattatttttaaatataaagtctttagaccgtcctatttgacccagataatattcaaatccaagtttagggaccgggatgacacaactgaacaagttggaggatctaaaTGAGTgttctgcaagtttagggaccgggatgatacagtcgaacaagtttgaggacctgaacagtcgatttgcgagtttagggaccgggatgacacagcggtacaagtttagggaccggtgatggactttactcttttattATTTTACGCTTGTATAGTTGAGTTTATGTATGAATTTACTCTATCCGTTCTGTTTCATactttcatactccctccatctcataatataatatGCGCACGCATTTTAAGATTTAacctttaaaatatttaaccaaTTCTTAGTATAATATGTAATGAACTTTATTTGTTAAatattatatcattagattgagatttaaatttactttcatatggttataattttgttgctacaaaccaTATAGTATACGAGAAATTATAAGCTAAACATTAGTTTTCGAGACCGTACCAACTTTGACCACgctttatattataagataaaggaagtattataagttgtttgacttttttagttaatttttttaagtttaatcaaatttatgaagaaaaatatagtggtattttcaacacaaaacaaacatattatctaAATAATATATTGTTAGAATTAATggaactaatttgatattttagatattttagatgttgctaaatgtttttataaacttaacaaattttgactaaaaaaatatcaaacgatttataatatgaaacgaatgaAGTATTTAATTACGGGCACGCAAGCTCATCCACCTATAAGTTCATATCTACTCGAGCTATCGAGAGgtagacgaagacgaagacgccATGAGCATGATAACGGTGAAGGTGAAGACGCTGACGGGGAAGCAGGTGGAGGTGAGCATCGAGGCGACGGAGACGGTGGCGAGGATCAAGGagcaggtggaggcggcggaggggatcccgccgccgcagcagacGCTGATCTACGGCGGCAGGCAGCTCGCCGACGACATGACCGCCGAGATGTGCGACCTCAGGCATGGCTCCGAGCTGCACCTCGTTCTTGCTCTCAGGGGTGGACTACTTTGATCGATCAGATCGTTTGCTCCTGATCAGCTGCTAATACTCTGTTTCTATTGATAAACTTCATTAATTACGGTCGATGTTAGTTTGTGTGTGCGTTGCAATAAAGTGCAGCTGATTAATCGTCTTGTAGTATGCGATAATTTTCTGTGATTAATTTGCATAAGTTTGGCAGATCTTTGCTTTTCATTCAATCAGGGAAACCTGAAAATTACAGAGGAAAAACGAATCGGCAgacctgaatttttttttaaaaaaaaactgaatttgaatatattgcATTTGCATCAAGGCTCAAGCAAGCACGAACCACCATTTGACTTTGATAATTTCGAAGGGAAATATCCGCATATTTCTTTTCTATAAGTGCAGCTGATTAATCGTCTTGTATGCGATAATTTTCTGTGCTTAATTTgcattcctcttctcttttttttataaaaaaaattttggcagagCTTTGCTTTTCATTCAATCAGGGAAATCTGAAAATTACAGAGGAAAAACGAATCGGCAGacctgaaaattaaaaaaaaaaactgaatttgaCTATATTGCATTTGCATCTAGGCTCAAGCAAGCACGAACCACCATTTGACTTTGATAATTTCGaaggaaaatatccacatatttcttttcttatatatatttcaGTGGTCCACCATTTACCGTTATAAAGGTTATATAGTAATAGCTTGTTTGAAACTTTCGTGGTTGTATTGATAAACAGTAACTGTGTGCTAGATCAGAACATGGATCAGCCTTTGTTTCGGTGAATTTGGTCAAAGACGTTGGGCTAGTTCTTATTTTACCCTACTACTTTCCTTATCTTGAATTGTCACTTAGATTTTTATAAACACTGATTCCGCTGGTTCTTGAATCaactttaatattttttattgaatAATTTCAAGTATATTCCCTTCGTTTCAATTTACTGGGTCAAAGACACATTTCAGTTTTATCCTAAGCCAAACAATTATAACAACATGTtactatatatgaatatattataaaagCATTTCTCATTGTGATTTAAAAACACAAACCTTCCTcgctgaagaaaaaaaaagaatgaaaagaatATGGAGCATGGTAGCCACCTGGCTGGCTTACCAGCAGCTCGACCCTGGGCATTGGGGGATGACCCAAACTGTCAAAGATTGGTGGGAGACTCTAGCTAACACGGCATGGGTTCGTAGGAGAGGTTTGCGCACCCTTATCCTATTCATAGTTTGAGAGATATGGAAGTAAAGGAACCAACGAATCTTGCAGCACAAGGAGGCCACGTCATCTTTGCTCTTCGTCAAGATAAAGGAAGAGGCGCGGACTTGGACGATGGCAGGAGCAAAGCATCTGCGGGACCTTCTGCTCCTCCATGTACAATATTTAAAGTGTATAAAGTTTTTCACTTTTCTTGTCCCTAGGGATTGTTTTTCCTTCcgctatattcaatgaaaaggcACAATCTAGTGTTGTTTTCCccttaaaaaaaagcatgaacCTTATGACAATAATCTATAGAAATTTTCAAAAACTGATAGTCAAAGTTAGTAATATAATACTTGATTTGAGGCAAAGCTAAAATGATAAGTGATTTACAACTAAGGGAATTTAACATTTAGATGTGGTGTAATATAAGagcttcaaaattttattattataggTATAATTTTCATTGAGAGTGCCAGACAtggatttttctcattttcaGCATCATGGTGTTACTTTTAAaacccaaaaataaattatgacatATTAAGTGCACAAATATTGGCAGAAATCAGCTGCTACCCTGCTTCAGTTGATAAACTATAATTAGTTACTGTCGATGTTAATTCAGTTTGTTTGCAATAAAGTGCAGCTGATTAATCGTCTTGTACGATAATTCTGTGACTCCATAGTCCTATAGATACTTCTCTCTTTTACCTTcaaaaaatttttgttttttctctttctcttttttttttttggaaaattggTAGGAGCTTTGCTTTTCATTGAAGCAGGGCGAATGAAAGTaaaagagagaataaaaaacaaaagctcCAACTTATTTTTGAGGGTGAGATACAATAGAATAAGTAATTGTGTGCTTATACTGAATTGCGATCGTGTCCTGGTAGGAGTAGATCAGAACAGGGATCCGTGTTTCAGTGAATTTGGTAAAAGGCATCGGACCACTGCTTATTTTACCGAAATTTATCCTGTCGCATAACTTCAATTTGAAATTACTCTAATAAAAATCCAACTCTTTCccgcaaataaaaaataaaaaataaaaatccaactCTTCTTCTGTTTCATAAATCAACTTGAAATCTTATC
The sequence above is drawn from the Oryza glaberrima chromosome 10, OglaRS2, whole genome shotgun sequence genome and encodes:
- the LOC127785756 gene encoding uncharacterized protein LOC127785756, which gives rise to MSMITVKVKTLTGKQVEVSIEATETVARIKEQVEAAEGIPPPQQTLIYGGRQLADDMTAEMCDLRHGSELHLVLALRGGLL